Proteins from a single region of Macaca fascicularis isolate 582-1 chromosome 5, T2T-MFA8v1.1:
- the SCRG1 gene encoding scrapie-responsive protein 1 has product MKLMVLVFTIGLTLLLEVQAMPTNRLSCYRKILKDGNCHNLPEGVADLTEIDVNVQDHFWDGKGCEMICYCNFSELLCCPKDVFFGPKISFVIPCNIH; this is encoded by the exons ATGAAATTGATGGTACTTGTTTTCACCATTGGGCTAACTTTGCTGCTAGAAGTTCAAGCCATGCCTACAAATCGACTCTCTTGCTACAGAAAGATACTAAAAGATGGCAACTGTCACAACCTTCCTGAAGGAGTAGCTGACCTGACAGAGATTGATGTCAATGTCCAGGATCATTTCTGGGATGGGAAGGGATGTGAGATGATCTGTTACTGCAACTTCAGTGAACTGCTCTGCTGCCCAAA AGACGTCTTCTTTGGACCAAAGATCTCTTTCGTGATTCCTTGCAACATTCACTGA